The stretch of DNA TTAACCAAACATAATAAATAAGGATATTAACAAAATCTCTAGTACATATTGCAAGATCCATTAAATTGGATGGAGGAAGTATGCCGATCACTTCACAAACTATTGACAGTCTTTTACTATTTGGAAGGACCAAATTTGCACATAGTGTACAAAGTTTTGTGATTAAATGCATTAAATTGGTATAATATATTTGGATCTTAAGTCATTCAATTCACTGCAAAACTCGTGAAATTGTGACCTTGGACCTTAAATAGGAACAGAAGGACGAAAGGCCAGCGGAAATTCtgttaaatacatggtcattatGGACAAGAGAAAATAGGTATGGTCATTGCACAGAATTACTCCATGAGTAGATGTGAATATTGACAGTTAATATGCAAGGAATTGTGTTAAATCCAGCACAAGCTTCCCCACTTTTGAGCTAGTCAATTTTCCGGCACTTCTTCCATACTAGTGGAGGTAACGCCCGTGCTGCGCACGGGCGCACGGGCCCAATATTACAATTTTAAAATGAAGAATTAATCTAAATAGCCATTCACTCAATCACGTGAACAAAAAATAGCTAGCATATATCATGTATAATATGTATCTAACCGTACATAATTAGTgcataatctatgtataccgactcggaaaataaacaataaattggTTGATTAGTTGTATAAAGATCCCTACGAAAAGTGTGGTTGAAGTACTCAAATATTTTAATCAATCTTTTCAAGTGTTTAAGGGAAATTCTGCAGAAGGAAAAAAAGATCCAGCTATTAAGATTAACATCATTTTTCTGTAGTAGGGGACACAATCAAACGAAAGAGCATTAAAACTCAATTCTAAGAAGAAATTAACGACACTCTAACCGTAATGAAATGTTGCGTTAGTATTGAGCTAGGGATTGGTTTATAGTATACTTATTTTTTTTCCCTgctatttttactttttaatttccaTGGATATTCcttttaaataaaatatgttaACGTTAGGTCTCTGACCATCCTATATTCCCTTTTAACCCTATATATTTAAGGCTTTTCAGTAAATTGATACTACTTGACAGGCATTAATCAGCTACCTGTTTAACTTGATTTAGGAAAATCTTACATGTAGCTGAAATTTTCGTATTTCGTTTAAGTATGAGAAATGGATTTATAAGGAAAAGTGGGTCCCACATtaaaaaaacatgtgcagaacgATGTTATATGAGAGTTACTGTATGTGCAAAAGTTCAATGGGACCGATGGTTTTATACTATGCATGTCCGGAAGGATTCCCGTGTGAACAAGTGTTAGTGTGGGTTCCACTTTTTATCCTAGGGATACCGATAAAATTAGACATGCCCACACAGTACACCACCAAGTACAACAGATTAAAGCACAAAAATCAGGAAATCACTAAAATGCCCCAGGTGGGAAACAGGGATATCAACTAAGAGCACCCTGCTTCACCACCTTCTACGGCACTTTTTATATAGTAAAACACATAAGAGTTGAAAACCAAAAATTGGCCCTGGATAACTTATACCCAAGCTTCGTGTTCCAAAGATTACTAGGTAGGCAATTAGGGCATAATATCTATGGAAACCTAGCTAATTTCTTTGTTAAAAAAAAGGGTAAAGAAAACTAATCAAACATTCTAAACAACAACTGAGTAGTTAAAAAAAGGTCATTTTGCATAAACAGGAAGTCGGTGTGTGCATAATATACAAGCCATTTCAATTAAAACCggtccacatatatatatatatatatatatatatatatatatatatatagtgcaaTTGCGAGGTAGAACTAAAACCAGAAACACATAAGCAAAAGTCATATCTTTCCATGCTATTCGCAAGGCGGGAGTTTTTTAATTCCATATTATACTTATCAAACGAAAGGAAGCCACGGCACTCATATATTTGGATCAATTGCAATAGCTAGCTTTTGTGCCAAGTCCTTGCACGTCTGATTGTATCAGTCTCTATGCAAAAGCTATCAATTCTCTACGCTAGATTCTTTTTTGTGTCTCACATAGAAATCAGAATGTTTGTCAAGTTCACATACATCTTCTTTATGGTACAAGCATACTACAATAAACCCCTTCATTTTTTAATTAGCTCAGTTACATTAACATGTTCAAGTGGTTGTTTTGAAACTTACCCCATCACCAACTGCAAATAAGCTCACAATCTGAGAACTTTGCAAGCACCGTCCAACAAGAAGAGCATAGATGTCAAGAACTCCTAGAGACAAGCTCCATAAGCTCTGCAAGCCAGCAGCAGCAACAAGGTAACTGGGAAACCAGATCAGACGAATAATTCattataaagcaaaacaacatCCAAGTAACCATGTACTTGCTTAAAGGGCCCAAAGATATAGACTTATGAAGATAGAAGCCAAAATATGAAATACCatctaaaagaaaagagttgTTAGATTTCCTTCATTCAAGTTTACAGAGGACGTCCTAATTTTTAAGAAAGAGGTGATGAATTATTGTCAGCATTTGCAGCTCCAATTGGTTGACTTAAAGTAGATGAAAATATCACATGATTGTCTAGCATGTTTAGGCAATACAGGATCTATGTTAACTACAGAATGAACAAAATCTAGCTGATTCGAATGGCCATCCGATGAGATAATGTGACAGAAATCAATTTTATGAAACAAGCAAGGTCCCTTACAATATACAAAATCTTTATTTGATCTTCAAATTTTACAGATAAGGACAACCATACTCTGCCGGCAAATTATCTGTTCCTTCTAGGAGGATATTTATCATATTTTCACAGCACCATCTATTACAAACTAATATCCTCTGGCATACACTTGTGAGGAAATATTCATTTTAATAAATAAGCTGGGTATCACCTTTATAAtggggatttgaacctgagaGGCTAAGACCTCTTGGTCTCCACTCCACAAATACCACATTGACTTGCTAACTAATAGATCGATACTTCCTATAACAATTATAGGCTTTGTAGGCTGGAAATTTTTGCATATAAAGTGGAGAATAACACATGCTCCACCAGAATTCCACTACCCCATCTCCAAGCaaaatgagaagaaaaaaaatgGTACAACTGAACCTGCATATTTTTATGACTTTCTTATTCTACCAGGCACAATTGTTCTATATATATTATACACCACATATCACATACTTTAtaaaacaacagcaacaacaactacGCCTTGGTCACAAACAAGTTGAGGTCAATCCTCACTAACAAACATTACTCCATTTAAACTCATTTCATGCCAATATTATGCAAATACATATCACATACTTTATGATCATCTAAAATCAGCACATTCTAATTCATTTTATTGACAATTTGAACTGAAACATCCAGTAAGTTTAGCTGGAAAACCCCAAACTCAGCGATAAAACATAACACTCCAATATGAACTCAATAATACTACTAGCATTCGCAATCCGCCTTAATTAAGCATCTAATTAATACACGATCATCAAAATATGATTGAAacagaaattttaaaaaattaccaGAAAGCAGTGACGGAAGGAAAATCACCGGTGGTAGCCATGACGCAAAGAGCGACAACAGCAAACACGAACTGCGCGAACCGTAAGAAGAATCCGCCGATCGTGCCAGGCATGCCTTGTACATCCTTCATcctcactcttggcacgttcgctGCCTCCGTTTGAAGTGGCGGCGCGTCGACAGGATGCACTGACGCGTGGCTCACACTCATTTCTAATTCTCTCTGTATGTACTTTTGTCCTCAACAGCAAGTTCAATCAGTTCACTTTTTCTGCTACAACTGAATCATCTCAAATTTGCTTAATTACTTGTGCGATCCACAAGTTCGATTGGAGAGATCCGGAGTTGATGAATTCTCCGGCCGGATACGGAACCCTAGGTCCGGTGCAGATGGATCGGAGCACTGACCGTGGAAGCGAGTCAAGCGAGGGATGTATGTCACCTGGAAAGTGATGAACTATTGGTCAGATGTGTTGGAAGCCGTATGCCCGAAGCTAACTGTAATATCTTACTCCACCTTGCTTTTATTACAgtacttttttcctttttttactgGAAAGTTTTGTATTTCGATTTACTGCTTTCTGTTAATCCAcgttttcttttactcttttcccTTTTTAACT from Nicotiana tomentosiformis chromosome 11, ASM39032v3, whole genome shotgun sequence encodes:
- the LOC104115344 gene encoding CASP-like protein 5A2 is translated as MSVSHASVHPVDAPPLQTEAANVPRVRMKDVQGMPGTIGGFFLRFAQFVFAVVALCVMATTGDFPSVTAFCYLVAAAGLQSLWSLSLGVLDIYALLVGRCLQSSQIVSLFAVGDGVTSTLTFAAACASAGITVLIGNDLGVCSQNHCIEFETATAMAFLSWFCAMPSFLINFWSLASR